One stretch of bacterium DNA includes these proteins:
- a CDS encoding Tol-Pal system beta propeller repeat protein TolB has product MKKTVSLAIVLLFFVSLAGYAQPITLRMETRSVARMEIVVMPFHAARDSAFAGELPKTLRDIVNGDLGYCGYFNVIEPEDLPPDTLVKVKRVGKTYDTLRVFTGSTAARVHGSVTVEWNGVTAGIAIFQPPIKDPIHIKDFRFKADDLRAAGHEIATWITRMVTGEEGAFTSKIVFVVKTGDNKNLWIMDWDGSNPRSLTQDRTLNMSPTWAPDGKTLYFTSFRDGNADVFRYDLPTGKVTSFVATPRVDSAPCVSSDGEWIVYSSAVDGNSEIYRIRPDRSDRTQLTISWGVDTSPSWSPTGRELVFTSDRTGTPQIYRMDFDGANVRRLTWNANYNETARWSPRGDLVAFASREIGFQVFTISPDGSGERRVTGEGSNFDPCWSPDGMKIVYTSVCGGQSSIYTCNWDGSNHRQLSFGLNASQPQWGPAVPLTERSD; this is encoded by the coding sequence ATGAAAAAAACTGTATCGCTGGCAATCGTTCTGCTGTTCTTTGTCAGTCTCGCGGGTTACGCCCAGCCGATTACGCTGCGCATGGAGACGCGCTCGGTCGCGCGCATGGAGATCGTGGTCATGCCGTTCCACGCCGCTCGCGACAGCGCCTTTGCCGGAGAACTTCCCAAAACGCTGCGCGACATCGTCAACGGCGATCTCGGCTACTGCGGTTATTTCAACGTGATCGAACCCGAAGACCTGCCGCCCGATACGCTGGTCAAGGTCAAACGGGTGGGAAAAACCTACGACACGCTGCGCGTGTTCACCGGCTCGACGGCGGCCCGCGTGCACGGCTCGGTGACGGTCGAGTGGAACGGAGTGACGGCGGGAATCGCCATCTTCCAGCCGCCCATCAAGGACCCGATCCATATCAAGGACTTTCGCTTCAAGGCCGATGATCTGCGCGCGGCGGGTCACGAGATCGCCACCTGGATCACGCGCATGGTGACCGGCGAAGAGGGCGCGTTCACCTCGAAGATCGTCTTCGTCGTGAAAACCGGCGACAACAAAAACCTGTGGATCATGGACTGGGACGGATCCAATCCCCGCAGCCTGACGCAGGATCGCACGCTCAACATGTCGCCCACCTGGGCGCCCGACGGCAAGACGCTCTATTTCACCTCGTTCCGCGACGGCAACGCCGACGTTTTCCGCTACGATCTGCCGACCGGGAAAGTCACGTCCTTCGTGGCGACGCCGCGCGTGGACAGCGCACCCTGCGTCTCGTCGGACGGTGAGTGGATCGTCTACAGTTCGGCGGTGGACGGCAATTCCGAAATCTACCGGATTCGTCCCGACCGCAGCGACCGGACTCAACTCACCATCAGTTGGGGAGTGGACACGTCGCCTTCGTGGTCGCCGACCGGACGCGAACTCGTATTCACCTCCGACCGCACGGGAACGCCGCAGATCTATCGAATGGATTTCGACGGCGCCAACGTCCGCCGCTTGACGTGGAACGCGAACTACAATGAAACGGCCCGCTGGTCGCCGCGCGGAGATTTGGTCGCCTTTGCCAGCCGCGAGATCGGATTTCAGGTGTTCACGATTTCTCCCGACGGCAGCGGCGAGCGGCGTGTCACCGGCGAAGGTTCGAATTTCGATCCGTGTTGGTCACCCGACGGCATGAAAATCGTCTATACCTCGGTGTGCGGCGGACAGTCGTCCATCTACACCTGCAATTGGGACGGCAGCAACCACCGTCAGCTCTCGTTCGGCTTGAACGCTTCCCAACCCCAGTGGGGCCCGGCCGTTCCGCTGACGGAGCGTTCGGATTGA
- a CDS encoding glycosyltransferase family 2 protein produces the protein MSADRVVVCTPTFHRAELLKRAIESVLGQTYRDFEHVVVQDGCDRGGECAACRETAAVGERFQKHDPRFRFVVLPEHMGGYGFYSRNWAIEHSDAPLIAYLDDDNWWEPTHLETLVNALRVSRASFAFSGTIMRDQRGRTIHRRISRRPYYMGIDTNEIVHRRELIGKYGAWKPTDAAVHNHDWELVARWLRSGETFAPSGEATTNYPLNPGRSALGYWYSFAKRRLFYELSRVFQNADHRYRARDVTSK, from the coding sequence ATGTCCGCTGACCGGGTGGTGGTTTGCACGCCGACGTTTCATCGCGCCGAACTGCTCAAGCGCGCGATTGAATCGGTGCTCGGCCAGACCTACCGCGACTTCGAGCACGTTGTGGTGCAGGACGGATGCGATCGCGGGGGAGAATGCGCGGCTTGCCGAGAAACGGCCGCCGTCGGCGAGCGGTTCCAGAAACACGATCCACGGTTTCGCTTCGTTGTGCTTCCCGAACACATGGGGGGATACGGATTCTACTCGCGGAACTGGGCTATCGAGCATTCCGATGCGCCGCTCATCGCCTATCTGGACGATGACAACTGGTGGGAGCCTACGCATCTGGAGACGTTGGTAAATGCGCTGCGCGTGAGCCGCGCGTCGTTCGCTTTCAGCGGTACGATTATGCGCGACCAGCGTGGGCGAACGATCCACCGGCGCATCTCCCGGCGTCCCTACTACATGGGAATTGACACCAACGAGATCGTTCACCGCCGCGAGCTGATCGGTAAATATGGCGCTTGGAAACCCACCGATGCGGCCGTACACAATCACGACTGGGAACTCGTGGCCAGATGGCTGCGAAGCGGAGAAACTTTCGCGCCATCGGGAGAAGCCACCACCAACTACCCGCTCAATCCCGGCCGTTCGGCTCTGGGCTATTGGTATTCCTTCGCCAAACGTCGCCTTTTCTACGAACTGTCGCGGGTCTTCCAGAACGCCGATCATCGCTATCGCGCACGCGACGTGACGTCGAAATAG
- the pal gene encoding peptidoglycan-associated lipoprotein Pal produces the protein MKKQFLIRVMPVMLMIVLAGAIALTGCKKKMPKEAPPPPPKVEEVAPPPPPDTTGQAERERQAAMDADRARIQAVYFDFDKSVIRPDQRSKITTNADIFRNWTEWAVSIEGHCDERGTTEYNLALGERRATSAKQALVAAGVDAARVSTVSYGEERPVDPGHNEASWSRNRRAEFRVK, from the coding sequence ATGAAAAAGCAATTTCTCATCCGCGTTATGCCGGTCATGCTTATGATTGTCTTGGCCGGTGCCATCGCGTTGACTGGCTGCAAGAAGAAGATGCCCAAGGAAGCTCCGCCTCCGCCCCCGAAGGTGGAGGAAGTTGCACCGCCCCCCCCGCCCGACACGACCGGACAGGCCGAGCGTGAGCGTCAGGCGGCGATGGACGCTGACCGGGCGCGCATTCAGGCGGTGTACTTCGATTTCGACAAGAGCGTGATCCGTCCCGATCAGCGCAGCAAGATCACGACCAATGCCGACATCTTCCGTAACTGGACCGAATGGGCTGTCTCGATCGAGGGCCACTGCGACGAGCGCGGCACGACCGAATACAACCTGGCTCTGGGTGAGCGTCGCGCCACGTCGGCCAAACAGGCGCTGGTGGCGGCCGGAGTGGATGCGGCTCGCGTCTCGACGGTCAGCTACGGCGAAGAGCGGCCGGTGGATCCGGGTCACAACGAAGCGTCCTGGTCCCGGAATCGGCGGGCGGAATTCCGCGTTAAGTAA
- the ybgF gene encoding tol-pal system protein YbgF, with amino-acid sequence MFERPLQTARALRVGSVWISILGALLLTVGCASRKQVFVIQEDTRYIRMSVDSLKRQQKAAQEALASLDDQVRAMRATAEYGSSTLEEKVETLASRLDEILTRMDRALSPLEEFMRRQAVTDTSVAPVMGSDYYDAAVRDLGLGNYDLAEVGFLQFLENYPKSDLADDARYGLAETHYARKKYDEAADEFRRVIATAPSGNKTPAAMLKLGLCYRAMQDNREARKTWEDLITKFPYSDEAKVARQRLDEIGGGR; translated from the coding sequence ATGTTTGAGCGGCCGTTGCAAACGGCGCGGGCGCTCCGTGTGGGCTCCGTCTGGATTTCCATTCTCGGAGCGTTGCTGCTTACCGTGGGATGTGCGTCGCGCAAGCAGGTGTTCGTGATTCAGGAAGACACCCGCTACATCCGTATGTCGGTGGATAGCCTGAAGCGGCAGCAGAAAGCCGCGCAGGAGGCGCTGGCGTCGCTCGACGATCAGGTGCGAGCCATGCGCGCGACCGCCGAGTACGGTTCGTCTACGCTCGAAGAGAAGGTGGAGACGCTGGCTTCGCGGCTGGACGAGATTCTCACGCGTATGGACCGTGCGCTCTCGCCCCTCGAGGAATTCATGCGCCGGCAAGCGGTGACCGACACCTCCGTCGCTCCGGTGATGGGATCGGATTATTACGATGCGGCCGTGCGGGACCTCGGTCTCGGCAACTATGATCTTGCCGAAGTGGGATTCCTCCAATTCCTCGAGAACTATCCCAAGAGCGATCTGGCCGATGACGCACGCTATGGCTTGGCCGAAACCCACTACGCGCGCAAGAAATACGACGAGGCCGCCGATGAATTCCGTCGTGTGATTGCCACCGCTCCCTCGGGGAACAAGACTCCCGCCGCCATGCTCAAACTGGGTCTCTGCTATCGCGCCATGCAGGATAATCGCGAGGCGCGGAAAACGTGGGAAGATCTCATCACAAAGTTTCCCTACTCGGATGAGGCCAAGGTCGCCCGTCAGCGTTTGGATGAGATCGGCGGCGGACGCTGA
- a CDS encoding mechanosensitive ion channel family protein encodes MRSAADADPVSIPSGLPHYVYGAVGFSVCDSVSMSANSHARVTMNVRFSFRRVGLPVLLSCFWTMAAVAQSSPDSLVVASQMAIEESLTTGKTDTAAPVVVSIIPVRDTVIERKTHIPRVPGVPVVLDGDTLFRVYPRALTAAERAERVNRVLQFIVESEAINPTQLQAVDGDSTSDIVLDTLIILSITDDDAAIAGVSRSELAERHTQELIQALTQTRREMRLHVMLIRLGLAILILAGVGAAWWLLAWFFPRVYSRIRSWKGKIIRPLRIGQLELVSAATATAFSVLLAQLVRWTATLFLLYFGLARILNLFPATARWNVRPVLIGVGLTILATFFAWAVFRLLRLSFGALLRRVSHWKGTLVKGIRLRSVEILSEDRLLEIIEFGIRVMRFAVYVVLSYGYLTLVFSFFSFTRTWSATLFRFVMNPLVGAGISLVNYLPSLFTILVIILIARYAIKLVHWIFSEIGKGTIPLPGFYPEWADPTYKIARFLVVVFAVIVIFPYLPGSSSRVFQGISIFVGVVFSLGSTSAIANIVAGVIMTYMRPFKVGDRVKIADTMGDVVEKTLLVTRVRTIKNVDITVPNAMVLGSHIINFSSAAQEQGLILHTTVTIGYDAPWRKVHELLLAAAAATPNVLKEPAPFILQTALNDFYVSYELNAYTDQPGIMAKTYSELHQSIQDKFFEAGVEIMSPHYSGVRDGNRAAIPDEYLPKGYQVPPFRVSQIFGKKEPPAE; translated from the coding sequence ATGAGATCGGCGGCGGACGCTGATCCGGTTTCTATTCCAAGCGGACTGCCCCACTACGTCTATGGCGCGGTGGGGTTTTCCGTCTGTGATTCCGTTTCCATGAGTGCGAATTCTCACGCGAGAGTAACCATGAACGTCAGGTTTTCATTTCGACGCGTAGGATTACCGGTACTGCTCTCCTGTTTCTGGACGATGGCCGCCGTCGCTCAGAGTTCGCCCGACAGTCTGGTCGTTGCGAGTCAGATGGCCATCGAGGAGAGTCTCACCACCGGGAAGACCGACACCGCCGCTCCCGTGGTCGTTTCGATAATTCCCGTGCGAGACACGGTAATCGAGCGGAAGACACATATCCCGCGAGTACCGGGTGTTCCCGTCGTTCTGGATGGCGACACGCTGTTTCGCGTCTATCCCCGCGCGCTGACGGCGGCCGAACGCGCCGAACGGGTGAACCGCGTCCTGCAATTCATCGTCGAATCGGAAGCGATCAATCCCACGCAGCTGCAGGCCGTGGATGGCGACAGCACCTCGGACATCGTGTTGGACACGCTCATCATACTCAGCATTACCGACGATGACGCGGCGATTGCCGGAGTATCGCGCAGCGAGCTGGCGGAGCGGCACACGCAGGAACTGATTCAGGCTCTTACTCAAACGCGGCGGGAGATGCGTTTGCACGTGATGCTGATCCGTCTGGGACTGGCCATCCTGATTCTGGCGGGAGTCGGAGCCGCGTGGTGGCTCTTGGCCTGGTTTTTCCCGCGCGTCTATTCGCGGATTCGAAGCTGGAAGGGAAAGATCATCCGGCCGCTGCGAATCGGTCAACTGGAACTCGTCAGCGCGGCCACGGCCACCGCGTTCAGTGTCCTTCTCGCTCAGCTCGTGCGCTGGACGGCGACGCTCTTTCTTCTATACTTCGGTCTGGCTCGCATTCTGAATCTGTTCCCCGCCACGGCCCGCTGGAACGTTCGACCCGTACTCATCGGTGTGGGGCTGACGATTCTGGCGACGTTCTTCGCGTGGGCGGTTTTCCGCCTTCTGCGGCTCTCATTTGGCGCGTTGCTGCGTCGCGTATCACACTGGAAAGGCACGCTGGTCAAGGGCATCCGGCTGCGCTCGGTGGAGATTCTGTCGGAAGACCGTCTCCTCGAGATAATCGAATTCGGCATCCGAGTGATGCGCTTCGCCGTCTATGTGGTGCTGAGCTATGGCTATCTGACCCTTGTCTTCAGCTTTTTCTCCTTCACGAGAACCTGGTCAGCCACGCTGTTTCGATTTGTGATGAATCCGCTCGTCGGAGCGGGCATCTCGCTGGTGAACTACCTGCCCTCGCTGTTCACCATTCTGGTGATAATTCTCATCGCCCGCTATGCGATCAAGCTGGTGCACTGGATCTTCAGCGAAATCGGCAAGGGAACAATTCCCCTCCCGGGATTCTATCCGGAATGGGCCGACCCGACCTACAAGATCGCGCGATTCCTGGTCGTCGTCTTTGCCGTTATCGTCATCTTCCCTTATCTTCCCGGTTCCAGTTCAAGAGTATTCCAGGGAATCTCGATCTTCGTCGGAGTCGTATTCTCCCTCGGTTCCACGTCGGCGATTGCCAACATCGTAGCTGGAGTGATTATGACCTACATGCGGCCGTTCAAGGTCGGAGATCGCGTGAAGATCGCCGATACGATGGGCGACGTGGTGGAGAAAACCCTGCTGGTGACGCGCGTCCGTACCATCAAAAACGTGGACATCACCGTTCCCAATGCAATGGTGCTGGGCAGTCACATCATCAATTTCAGTTCGGCGGCTCAGGAGCAGGGACTCATCCTGCACACGACCGTCACCATCGGCTATGACGCGCCGTGGCGGAAAGTCCATGAACTGCTGCTGGCCGCCGCCGCCGCTACGCCGAACGTGCTGAAAGAGCCCGCGCCCTTCATTTTGCAGACGGCGTTGAATGATTTCTATGTGAGCTACGAGCTGAATGCCTACACGGATCAGCCGGGGATCATGGCCAAGACCTACTCCGAACTCCATCAGAGTATTCAGGACAAGTTCTTCGAGGCGGGCGTGGAGATCATGTCCCCGCACTACAGTGGAGTGCGTGACGGCAACCGCGCGGCCATTCCCGACGAATATCTGCCGAAAGGTTATCAGGTCCCGCCGTTCCGTGTCTCGCAGATTTTCGGCAAGAAGGAACCACCGGCCGAGTAG
- a CDS encoding DUF502 domain-containing protein gives MTQSSPSTEIPKRSLAVHFRRHFVTGLVVLAPVWLTVYIVLLAVRLVGGQLSPLMRRLAETLLGHGRYAGLVTTAADVVAFLVTVILITIVGFAVSRVMGRRMLDVFDTILRRIPFVREVYGGIRKVADVLFGDKSSFQRVVAVRFPTEQAWSLGFVTSEHTWNVPENSDQAHTVIFVPTTPNVTTGFLLLCKSHDFVPLSLSVDQAMKVLISVGTLSPERVQNLAASPPGEISEQ, from the coding sequence ATGACACAGAGTTCTCCATCCACCGAAATCCCCAAACGATCGCTGGCGGTACACTTCCGACGACATTTCGTGACCGGCCTGGTGGTGCTGGCTCCGGTCTGGCTGACCGTCTATATCGTCCTCTTGGCGGTGCGACTTGTGGGCGGACAGCTCTCGCCGCTCATGCGGCGACTGGCCGAGACACTCTTGGGACACGGCCGCTATGCCGGGCTGGTGACCACCGCCGCCGACGTGGTGGCGTTTCTGGTGACCGTTATCCTGATCACCATCGTCGGATTCGCGGTCAGTCGCGTGATGGGACGGCGGATGTTGGACGTCTTCGATACGATCCTCCGCCGCATTCCGTTCGTCCGCGAAGTGTACGGCGGGATTCGCAAGGTAGCCGACGTGTTGTTCGGAGACAAATCGAGTTTTCAACGGGTGGTGGCGGTACGATTTCCCACCGAGCAGGCGTGGTCGCTTGGTTTCGTCACATCCGAACATACATGGAATGTTCCCGAAAACTCGGATCAAGCCCACACCGTGATCTTCGTGCCCACCACTCCCAACGTGACCACCGGATTCCTCCTTCTCTGCAAGTCGCACGATTTCGTCCCGCTTTCTCTGTCGGTAGATCAGGCGATGAAAGTGCTGATTTCGGTGGGCACGCTCTCTCCCGAGCGCGTTCAGAATCTCGCCGCCTCGCCCCCCGGCGAAATAAGTGAGCAATAG
- a CDS encoding septum formation initiator family protein: MARRTNKRFWLFQPLPVVAVCFFAFSAWFVFGKSGLWNSSGLRSEKHAQQEQICLLEERKQLLQEYLADLRVGDELALDRAARARGFVGQGETIYKIEIESAKK, translated from the coding sequence ATGGCCAGACGTACGAACAAGAGATTCTGGCTTTTTCAGCCGTTGCCCGTCGTCGCTGTCTGCTTCTTCGCATTCAGCGCGTGGTTCGTGTTCGGCAAATCGGGACTGTGGAACAGTTCCGGTCTTCGCAGTGAGAAGCACGCTCAACAGGAACAGATTTGCTTGCTGGAGGAGCGGAAGCAGTTGCTGCAGGAGTATCTGGCCGATCTCCGGGTAGGTGATGAACTGGCTCTCGATCGAGCCGCGCGGGCGCGGGGATTCGTGGGTCAGGGAGAAACGATCTACAAGATCGAGATCGAATCCGCCAAGAAGTAG
- the eno gene encoding phosphopyruvate hydratase, protein MTEITDVFAREVLDSRGNPTVEVEVVLAGGAMGRATVPSGASTGESEALEMRDGDAHRFLGKGVLDAVKNVNTEIADELIGQDAIYQQSVDTTLLSLDGTENKSKLGANAMLAVSLAVAKAAAEAVELPLYQYLGGVGAKVLPVPFMNVINGGAHADNPLNIQEFMIVPRGFPTFSDGLRAGVETFHHLKKVLKEAGHSTNVGDEGGFAPALKSHREAIEDILKAIKAAGYKAGEQIFVALDCAASGFYNRKTGKYELTCDDNTLDAAELAEYYSALCKDYPIISIEDGMGENDWEGWKLLTSKLGKKVQLVGDDLFVTNVKLLSEGIEKGVANSILIKVNQIGTLSETLDTVDLARRAGYTQIISHRSGETEDTFIADLAVAIGCGMIKTGSASRTDRIAKYNQLLRIEEELGDEALYFGSVWK, encoded by the coding sequence ATGACGGAGATTACCGACGTTTTTGCCCGCGAAGTTCTGGACTCGCGCGGCAATCCCACGGTCGAGGTGGAGGTCGTGCTGGCGGGCGGCGCGATGGGGCGGGCTACGGTTCCTTCGGGCGCGTCCACCGGCGAGAGCGAAGCGCTGGAGATGCGCGACGGTGACGCCCACCGTTTCCTCGGGAAGGGCGTTCTGGACGCCGTTAAGAACGTGAACACCGAGATCGCCGACGAGCTGATCGGACAGGACGCGATCTATCAACAGTCGGTGGATACGACCCTTCTGTCGCTGGACGGCACGGAAAACAAGTCCAAGCTGGGTGCCAATGCGATGCTGGCGGTGAGCCTGGCAGTGGCCAAAGCCGCGGCCGAGGCGGTGGAGTTGCCGCTTTACCAGTATCTGGGCGGCGTGGGAGCGAAGGTGCTGCCGGTGCCGTTCATGAACGTGATCAACGGCGGCGCACACGCCGACAATCCGCTCAATATCCAGGAATTCATGATCGTTCCGCGCGGTTTCCCGACCTTTTCCGACGGGCTGCGGGCGGGGGTGGAGACGTTCCACCACCTGAAAAAGGTACTCAAGGAAGCCGGTCACTCCACCAACGTGGGCGACGAGGGCGGGTTCGCTCCGGCTCTCAAGTCGCACCGCGAAGCCATTGAAGACATTCTGAAGGCGATCAAGGCCGCCGGCTACAAGGCCGGGGAACAGATTTTCGTGGCGCTCGACTGCGCGGCCTCGGGATTCTACAACCGCAAGACCGGCAAATACGAACTCACCTGTGATGACAACACGCTCGACGCCGCCGAGCTGGCCGAATACTACTCCGCGCTCTGCAAGGACTATCCGATCATTTCCATCGAAGACGGCATGGGTGAGAACGACTGGGAGGGCTGGAAACTTCTGACCTCGAAGCTCGGCAAGAAGGTGCAACTGGTGGGCGACGATCTGTTCGTCACCAACGTCAAGCTGCTCTCGGAAGGCATTGAGAAGGGCGTGGCCAATTCGATTCTGATCAAGGTAAATCAGATCGGCACGCTGTCGGAAACGCTCGATACGGTGGATCTGGCCCGTCGCGCAGGCTATACGCAAATCATCTCGCACCGCTCGGGCGAGACGGAAGATACGTTCATCGCCGATTTGGCCGTCGCCATCGGTTGCGGGATGATCAAAACCGGCAGCGCCTCGCGCACCGACCGCATCGCCAAATACAACCAGCTGCTTCGCATCGAAGAAGAACTCGGCGACGAAGCGCTGTATTTCGGATCAGTGTGGAAGTAA
- a CDS encoding DUF2007 domain-containing protein, which translates to MTEKTEYGAERTLWKSLPPLGGGVWVAMVTEVLDNEGIPNVVKTDLEGGGLGRITGTQQIGRPWRIQVPEEYYDRALNIYESLLAREGGDEAEDKSED; encoded by the coding sequence ATGACGGAAAAGACAGAATATGGTGCCGAGCGCACGCTGTGGAAGTCCCTCCCGCCACTGGGAGGCGGGGTTTGGGTGGCGATGGTGACGGAGGTCCTCGACAACGAGGGCATTCCCAACGTGGTCAAGACGGATCTGGAAGGCGGAGGCTTGGGAAGGATCACCGGTACGCAGCAGATCGGGCGGCCGTGGCGAATACAGGTTCCTGAAGAGTATTACGACCGCGCGCTGAACATCTACGAGTCGCTGCTGGCGCGCGAGGGCGGGGACGAAGCGGAAGACAAGAGCGAAGACTAA
- a CDS encoding HD domain-containing protein: protein MVVTPQTSPPLAQVRELPAGDKVTGFYLLTKIETKPKRSGEPYLELRLQDASGHLEAKMWEGFEEIVKTGQAGDVVKVEGITDSYRDLPQLILSRIRLATEEEAADRRQFLPHSPVSATEAEKQLRELIHSVQNLRLRELLEAVFEGEFLRGFLDAPGGKMWHHATLGGLAEHTLSLAKLANLVGGHYPNLDRDLLVTGALLHDVGKVVELTSDVGFDYTTEGRLVGHIVLGTMLIEKKIAELPDFPEETRRQVLHLILSHQGDGSMGSPVKPMTLEALVLHYLDELDSKCDAFERVRSETPEGQDLSKWVNLMDRFFYFKPIEGHTDEGGEK, encoded by the coding sequence ATGGTTGTCACCCCCCAGACATCCCCTCCGCTGGCTCAGGTCCGTGAGCTTCCCGCCGGTGACAAAGTGACCGGTTTTTATTTGCTTACGAAGATCGAGACCAAGCCCAAGCGCTCCGGCGAGCCGTACCTTGAACTGCGGCTGCAGGACGCCTCTGGCCACCTTGAAGCCAAGATGTGGGAAGGATTCGAGGAGATCGTCAAGACGGGTCAAGCGGGAGACGTGGTGAAGGTCGAGGGCATTACCGACAGCTACCGCGATCTGCCGCAACTGATCCTGTCGCGCATTCGGTTGGCAACGGAGGAAGAAGCCGCCGACCGCCGGCAGTTCCTTCCCCACTCGCCCGTCTCCGCCACCGAGGCCGAGAAGCAGCTTCGCGAACTCATACATTCCGTTCAGAATCTGCGCTTGCGAGAGCTTCTCGAGGCCGTTTTTGAGGGCGAGTTCCTACGCGGATTTCTGGATGCGCCGGGCGGGAAGATGTGGCATCACGCGACCCTTGGCGGACTGGCCGAACATACGCTTTCGCTGGCGAAGCTGGCGAATCTGGTGGGCGGGCACTATCCGAATCTCGACCGCGATTTACTCGTAACCGGCGCGCTACTGCACGACGTCGGGAAGGTGGTGGAACTCACCAGCGACGTGGGATTCGACTATACGACGGAGGGCCGTCTGGTGGGCCATATCGTGCTGGGGACGATGCTGATCGAGAAGAAAATCGCTGAACTGCCGGACTTTCCGGAGGAAACTCGGCGGCAGGTGTTGCATCTGATCCTATCCCATCAAGGGGACGGCAGCATGGGCTCGCCGGTCAAGCCGATGACGCTGGAAGCGCTGGTGCTGCATTATCTCGATGAGCTGGACAGTAAATGCGACGCCTTCGAGCGCGTGCGCAGCGAAACTCCCGAGGGGCAGGACCTCTCGAAGTGGGTGAATCTCATGGATCGTTTCTTCTACTTCAAACCCATTGAGGGACACACGGACGAAGGAGGCGAAAAATGA
- a CDS encoding outer membrane protein transport protein, translating into MKLTATLAAMLILCNLAASQAKIPEQLLLSTGQYVGSAARPLGLAGTYTGIADDYSSIWWNPAGLAQVKRIEVQASISRSALQNKAEYYGVSREGTSSNFRLNNLGIVFPVPVYQGAMSFAFGYTQVYGFDGAKELSSFVPSRVDAPFWDTYNALMSGRLGLWSLAGAVDVTPNLALGMGINYWTGPVDFSRTTTYRDETGSHYSEWTLTTDLSAWGANFGGLFRLGRFARIGAMLQTPLSTKISEEWTYNGSFGYDDYRMTYPAVFRFGASFAQARWLLAADVEMRDWTAMEFRSDTPYKVNGVPVSRASANQQIKDDYQNTVRLSMGGEYLFPAYGLRLRGGYAFEPNNYKPLGDDADRHLFSFGVGVLVDRSVMIDAGLQFTGFSRKTTDGSPTGLVNEDISSTTALVTLSYRM; encoded by the coding sequence ATGAAACTCACTGCCACGCTGGCGGCAATGCTGATCCTCTGCAACCTTGCTGCTTCCCAAGCGAAGATCCCCGAGCAGCTTCTGTTATCTACTGGACAGTACGTGGGATCGGCGGCGCGACCCTTGGGTCTGGCCGGAACCTACACCGGCATCGCCGACGACTACTCCTCGATCTGGTGGAATCCGGCCGGACTTGCGCAGGTCAAACGAATCGAAGTGCAGGCCTCGATCTCGCGCAGCGCTCTCCAGAACAAGGCTGAGTATTATGGTGTCTCGCGGGAAGGTACATCGAGCAATTTCCGCCTGAATAATCTGGGAATCGTCTTTCCCGTTCCAGTCTATCAAGGCGCGATGAGCTTCGCGTTTGGATATACGCAGGTATACGGTTTCGACGGAGCGAAGGAACTCTCATCCTTCGTACCCAGCCGTGTTGACGCTCCCTTTTGGGACACCTATAACGCACTCATGAGTGGCCGGCTCGGTCTCTGGTCGCTGGCCGGAGCAGTGGACGTGACGCCCAATCTGGCCCTCGGCATGGGAATCAACTACTGGACAGGCCCGGTTGATTTTTCGCGGACCACAACCTACCGAGATGAAACCGGATCGCATTACTCGGAGTGGACGCTCACCACTGATCTCTCGGCGTGGGGAGCCAATTTCGGCGGGCTGTTCCGGCTCGGACGATTTGCGCGCATCGGCGCGATGTTGCAGACTCCACTCAGCACGAAGATCAGCGAAGAGTGGACCTACAACGGGTCGTTTGGCTATGATGACTATCGCATGACCTATCCGGCGGTGTTCCGCTTCGGAGCCTCGTTCGCTCAAGCCCGCTGGCTTTTGGCGGCGGACGTCGAGATGCGCGACTGGACAGCCATGGAATTCCGCTCGGATACACCTTACAAAGTGAATGGAGTACCGGTGAGCCGGGCCTCGGCCAACCAGCAGATCAAGGATGACTACCAGAATACCGTTCGTCTCTCCATGGGCGGCGAGTACCTGTTCCCGGCTTACGGCTTGCGGCTGCGCGGCGGCTATGCTTTCGAACCGAATAATTACAAACCTCTGGGCGATGATGCGGACCGTCACCTGTTCAGCTTCGGCGTGGGCGTCCTCGTAGACCGCAGTGTGATGATTGACGCGGGCTTGCAGTTCACCGGCTTCTCCCGTAAGACCACCGACGGTTCCCCTACCGGCCTCGTGAATGAGGATATTTCTTCGACAACGGCGCTGGTGACGCTGAGTTATCGGATGTAG